The Pseudomonas berkeleyensis genome includes a region encoding these proteins:
- the nusA gene encoding transcription termination factor NusA yields MSKEVLLVVESVSNEKGVPAGVIFEALELALATATKKRFEDEVDLRVSINRQNGSYETFRRWTVVDESEFEDPAYQVTEDMPQAVEAKAKIGDVLEEKIESIEFGRIAAQTAKQVIVQKVREAERAQVVDAYRERLGEIISGTVKKVTRDSVIVDLGNNAEALLAREDIIPRETFRVGVRLRALLKEIRTENRGPQLILSRTAPEMLIELFRIEVPEIAEGLIDVKAASRDPGSRAKIAVRSKDKRIDPQGACIGMRGSRVQAVSGELGGERVDIVLWDDNPAQFVINAMSPAEVAAIIVDEDAHAMDIAVGEDNLAQAIGRGGQNVRLASQLTGWTLNVMTESDIQAKQQAETGDIMQSFIDELEVDEELAQVLVEEGFTSLEEIAYVPMEEMLSIDGFDEDIVNELRARAKDRLLTKAIANEEKLADAHPADDLLELEGMDKALALELALRGVITREDLAEQSIDDLLDIDGIEEERAGKLIMAARAHWFE; encoded by the coding sequence ATGAGCAAAGAAGTACTGCTAGTTGTTGAGTCGGTATCCAACGAAAAGGGTGTACCGGCTGGCGTGATTTTCGAGGCGCTGGAGCTGGCTCTGGCGACCGCGACCAAGAAACGTTTTGAGGACGAAGTCGACCTGCGAGTGTCGATCAATCGGCAGAACGGCAGTTACGAAACCTTCCGTCGCTGGACCGTGGTCGATGAGTCCGAGTTCGAAGATCCGGCCTATCAGGTGACCGAGGACATGCCGCAAGCCGTCGAGGCCAAGGCCAAGATCGGTGACGTGCTGGAAGAGAAGATCGAGTCCATCGAGTTCGGTCGTATCGCCGCCCAGACCGCCAAGCAGGTGATCGTGCAGAAAGTGCGCGAAGCCGAGCGTGCGCAAGTGGTCGATGCCTACCGCGAACGCCTGGGTGAGATCATCTCCGGTACCGTGAAGAAGGTCACCCGTGACAGCGTCATCGTCGACCTGGGCAACAATGCCGAGGCGCTGCTGGCCCGCGAAGACATCATCCCGCGTGAAACCTTCCGCGTTGGTGTGCGTCTGCGTGCACTGCTCAAGGAAATCCGCACCGAGAACCGTGGTCCGCAGCTGATCCTGTCGCGTACCGCGCCGGAAATGCTGATCGAGCTGTTCCGCATCGAAGTGCCGGAAATCGCCGAAGGCCTGATCGACGTCAAGGCTGCCTCCCGTGACCCAGGTTCGCGCGCCAAGATCGCCGTGCGCTCCAAAGACAAGCGTATCGACCCGCAAGGCGCCTGCATCGGCATGCGCGGTTCGCGTGTTCAGGCCGTTTCCGGCGAGCTGGGCGGCGAGCGTGTCGACATCGTGCTGTGGGACGACAACCCTGCGCAGTTCGTGATCAACGCCATGTCGCCGGCTGAAGTGGCGGCGATCATCGTCGATGAGGATGCCCATGCCATGGACATCGCCGTTGGCGAAGACAACCTGGCCCAGGCCATCGGTCGTGGTGGTCAGAACGTACGCCTGGCCAGCCAACTGACCGGCTGGACGCTGAACGTGATGACCGAATCGGACATCCAGGCCAAGCAGCAGGCAGAAACCGGCGACATCATGCAGTCCTTCATCGACGAGCTGGAAGTCGACGAAGAACTGGCCCAAGTCCTGGTCGAAGAGGGGTTCACCAGTCTCGAAGAGATTGCCTACGTACCCATGGAAGAAATGCTCAGCATCGATGGCTTTGACGAGGACATCGTCAATGAGCTGCGTGCACGGGCCAAGGATCGTCTGCTGACCAAGGCGATCGCCAACGAGGAGAAGTTGGCAGATGCCCACCCAGCGGATGACCTGCTGGAGCTGGAAGGCATGGACAAGGCGCTGGCTCTCGAGCTCGCGCTGCGCGGCGTGATTACCCGTGAAGACCTGGCCGAGCAGTCGATCGACGACCTGCTCGACATCGACGGCATCGAAGAAGAACGTGCCGGCAAGCTGATCATGGCCGCTCGAGCCCACTGGTTCGAATAA